The following DNA comes from Solea solea chromosome 6, fSolSol10.1, whole genome shotgun sequence.
AACTACTGTGTACTGGTCTTAACAGGCAAAGGTAATTTTTACCGATCACTTACACGCAGAGATGCGAGACGCTAGTTGTAAAAACCTTGAGGTCAGAGGTTTTCTTTTGCACCTCTAGCTTTGGACAGTTTTAGTCACAAAAAGGAAATTAAGGAAAATTAAGACTGCAGTTGGATGACCTTGGGAGTTTTATTGTCTGTGTTGACTTGATATGAATGcgtatttttaatatatatatatatacatatatatatatatatatatatatatatatatatatatatatatatatatatatatataattaattttagatgaattattaatCTTTGATCCACAGATCCTTCGTGTCTATCTTCTGacctctgcagctgctgcacacCGTGTCCCTGTAATTTATAAATTCTTCTGAAAGTAGACGAGGTTTTGATGTTTAAGTGACAATTCGAGTAACACCTTTGACCACACGGGCGGGATGTTTTTCTCCACTGGAGTATTCACGGTAGATGTCAACATggtctacaaaaaaaaaaacatctttctaCTGTGAACGTCTTTTCACCTTTCACTCTTgcccttccagtgacaacaacgCTGTCATTAGCTGTTCCACTCCtgagttgaatgtttgtcacaaaacCAGATtgcgtccatttgtttccctccaggctcttgcaAAcgttcagtgactctctggagtaagatgaagggaagttaatcaggaagttgaagatgtcagtaTACTGCAGGTCCGGAATAACGTCCTCTCCCACTGTTTCCAGACTCGTAAAAAGCACGCCGAGGGCATTATAAAGATCAGATAAATTCACTCTGTCAAGTTTTGTGATATATTGGtagatctctgtggatttacactctcacataaaaaaaactttcattcaCTGGCATCTTTTTATTGATGTAACACAGCATATTAATCATAATATTGATTAGAATATGAATGAATTACATTTGGGTTATAATATTAACACTCACAATTATTGCTAATGCTCATTCAACAACCATCGCACTTTGTGCTTTATGATGTGCCGTGTTCACGGACCTGGATAAGGGACAGAAAACGAGGTCAATAACCACTGTTTCACAGCAAAGACAAAAGTAAACAATAATTGCAATGAATATAAGAGGCAGCTCACTAGAAGTGATGACCCAGCATTCAGGAGCAAATTTTTTTGTCACTACAGTAAATTAAAAATGGTAAATTATTTGGTCATTAAAATGCTTGGAGGCCCCAGAGGGGCAGGCTAACTGCTGACTGCAATACAGCGACTTACTGTAATTCACTTTTAACCTGTCATTAGGTTGTTTGAAGAGCAGCTCAGTCGGACTTCAAGTTTCAAGTTACAGACTTGACCTGAACTGTGTGCATTTGTTCACTGTGACTAACTTCAAAGCTGGCCAACTTGGGGAATTGTCTGACAGTTGCTCATATATTTCACCTGGGCCTTCCTCTCTCAGCCAACTGCTACCACCGTCTTCGTGCTTCTGCCCACAGATTGATGCCATGCGTGCAATATGTCCAACACTTAATGACTTCCACACCTCACAGCTTACTTGTGCTGCCTCTAGTTTTCAAGCTTGCGTGTGTAACttgcagtgttgtaatgcaagaaaaagtaaaaaaacactttgttactgtacataGGTACAAAATTCACGTGTCTGTACTTACctatgttatttatatttctagcaactttttcttttactccactacatttcccataaCTGGCTTTGTTACTCGtttctgccaaataaaatcagtcaGAGaggagttggtaatggtctgtatttatatagtgcttttctagtcttgatgaactgaCACTTGGCCAgaaatttaacccacaaccttccagttgaaagacaactcgccctaccactgagctaccgtggCTCAATCcaaactcctcactttttaatacttttacatttGCTTCATAactcaagtacattttatatcagaacatTACTTtagatacttaagtacagtacatgtcttatactttaacacttttacttaagtaatattataaaaagggacttcaacttctaccaaagtcattttctgctaagatacttgtactcaagtatcccttttaggtacaaaacatttttttacattatttgttaaaatcctcaTCACGTCCTGAGAGCCAAAGCTGTATGTAGCCCTCGTGATACtgtaataaactaataaacacAATCAATCATTTAATTCAGGTGACAtacaattttatatatatatatatctgtcacTAAATGATTTGACATCTACATGAAACCTGCCCATATTACAACATTATAACACATGACTCGAGTCTTCACAACAAGTCTATTAAAAACTTGGTTGATCGGTTGTCTCTGAATGCTGTGAAAGGTTTAATGTTGACTGAGTTAAGGAATTAGTATTCTTCATTAACCgatttaacttttaaatatttttgataGCCTGGGGCTGAGGGTGCTGTTTTGATTGTGTTCGATTAGAACATGTAAGCTTTGATaagatattttctgtttggaaATAGACAAAATCACATACCGGACATTTATAGTATAGTGCACTTGTGGGCTAACTGCTGTGGTAACATCTACCAGAGACAACACCTCAGAAGAGGGTCTGGTTCACATTTATCTGTCCATGCGCTGCATAATTAGACCTTTCCTGTTCCCCACCCTACTGAGGCTCTGGTCCCGCCTCTTGTTCAAATCTCAGAGTGTGTCTTCATTATCAACTGCAGGGCAAGATACTTGTAGTTaagcacagataaaaaaaaaaaaaagaggtttgtgggaagacagacagacagagagagaaatagagagagagagagagaatcataaGTAAAGGTAAGGGGAcagagattgtggaaaagaagagaagagaaaagatcAGTGGTGGAAAAGGTAGATGAGATATGAGAGCAAAGTTGGGGATCAAAGAGGCATAGATATAAAAACGtgctgcaaaaaagaaaagagcggTCAGGAGAGTGGCCAGCTTCGTCCTACGACCAAGAGAAAGGAAGAAACTAAGGATCCACAGGTAAGGCAAATGataattgtttgttgttgttttaaggcTCAAACACTTGGAGTGTGtgcagatcttttttttatggtccttcaaaaaaaagaaaagctgaatTTAGGTAATTTAGGTagtatttttttggttttttttaaaagtcccGACATACAGCACTTATATGTATAGCCTGCAGTGACGACAATTATGGATTCATCACTGTTGAGTTGATCTGTATCAGTTTTGGACCTTAATTGTCATTAccacacaaaaaataattatgATTTGCCATTTGTTGGAATGGAATGTTTTTAGCACGTTTAATTTCTGCGTCACTGCACTGCTGCGTGACCAAGTACTCAGAACTCAGTTGTATGAAACAATAATGCAATTGTTTTGCCATGTAATTGTGCAGCCCCCACTAATTATATTCATTTAGATTTCAACAAAATGTTGGTGTTCTAGAAATGTGTTCATCTAAATTAATTTTTGTACAATTGTACTCTTCTAAAACAATTGTAAAatagtaaatgtgtttgtatagaAACTGTGAAACCAGTAAATGAAAGCAACGTTTCTTTTATGTTGCTCTGGATTATCAAATAGCAAAGAACAGAGTCCTGTTAATGAGAACGCTGCACAAAGTCCTCTGCCATCTTAGTCATGGAATAAAAAGTTAATTGAAATAATGCAAACATAAGATTTCTGTGCAGGCTTGGCTATAATTCAGTTTCCGACAATGTGCCGACACTatttcaaaaaaatgtaaactttcTTTAAAACTCTCATAATAACTTATGCCAAAAAATGTAAGTACTTGTATTGGTTTACATCAGGCTGAGAAACAATAACATGAAAGACAAGATGTATGGAGCAGATGTGGACTTTCTTATTTTGCAGGATGGTGCAGGATATGTTGAGTGTAACTCTGTCATTTATGGAGAATAAATTGGCAACAACATTAGAGCAGCTGCAGTTGATATACCTGAAACAATAAATCCTCTGAAATAAAtcatgatttaattattttttttagtttctatGAGTTACATATCTAATTTTTGATAAAATTTAAtgaaattactgtaatttcTGCAAAAGCATTTGTAATTTAGGCACAGTCAAAGTAGTTTCCATCAATGTGATTTAAATACAATAAtgacaatataacatttcaCTAAAAATATGCAGCAAtacatacagaataaaaaatCTTCATTTGATTTTGTAtatcttaaaaaaatgtcattatataaagggacattttgagtttttcAAGGTCATGGCGTAATTATTGTCAGGTTGACGAGAATAATAATGTCTGAACATCTGCCGCTTAAAGACAGGATGGCAAAAGACCAGATGTTTCTCATAGGTTGTTTATGATATCACAGAAAATGAACAGACTCAAACTCAACTCCTGTTAAACTGGACCAAttctttcaaataaatacagtgaTTAGGCAACGTGACGGTTTCGTAAACACTGTTATCACATTTGCAGCGAGAAGAGGTAGCAGTGCCAAAGATATTCTCAGTTCACAGCCAAAGAAAACCAGCTGAAAATGTGAAGTGTTTAAGAgtttatatttttacaaaagTCACTTTAGTGTTCCTCAGAGATGTGCCCTAAATAACCAAGCCAAAAAACATAGTAAGATTTAACACCAACACATTAgccttttgtatttgtttttttaacttaaatctCCTCAACctgaagatatatatatatatatatatatacatgtatacatatgtatgtatatacatatatacagtatatatatatatatatatatatatatacacacacacatatatatatatatatatgtgtatatatatatatgggtgtGTGTTATTATAAATCAGATGACATCAGATACATTTCCGATTAAAGTGAAAAGGGTTAAAGTCATGGTCACAATGTTTTCATAACGCATGTTTAACACGCTTCACCAAATTGCTGTACATGCCGTGATTACGTCAGTAAAACAGCACAGacataaaacaacagcagcagacgaTAAGAATACCGTTTTATATTGCACCGCTGACtatacacaacacaataaaacacagaaaacccaGGAGTCTGAATGCTGCGGAGGAGTAGGATTTTAAAGGTGATGTAAAAGTCTAAACATTTACTGTGCCAGGACAGACTATTCCAAAGCCGAGTGTGGTTTGAAACACATTCACTGCTTTTCCAGCAGCAGGAGGCAGATGTTTTCTCAAGACACTAGACACAAATTCTTATTCAGTCATCTTTAAGTGAATATGTTTGGAACTATCTATAAAAAATATAGATAATGACTATCAATGACAAAATCATTACTAGTTAAACTAGTCCtcataaagaaaaagaagtgtacccgcacacacacacacacacacacgcaggctgTCGCAGCTTTTCACACTGAATTTACAAACTTAACAAtccattatccctaaccttaaccataacaaatCTTGGCCTTGAActtaactagttcctcagaaatgaggtcctgcttcattgggaccaggtttgggtctccctgaggactactggtcctaacaaggtcagtgtttatgacagaaagaaggcaataaatacaagtatGTGAACACAAACTCTCTATCACAAGGTGAAGAGAGTATCGGCCGTGCTGTCAGGGCttgtaataaaacaaacctGTGCGGCCAAGTGACTGCAAACAGTTAAGATCAAAACCCCAGTGcgtttattgttattgttcatcTGTGGTGATGAAAGCTCTGATGTCAGTTCCCAAGACACAGGACATTTTGCGTGAAATTAAAACCATTAAAGTTCACAGAGATGTGGAGGATATGCGATAAAGAAATACTGTGACATGTGAACAGACTCGCACAAAAAGCCATGGGGTTAGTTAAGGGAGTATGTATGCTGTTCATTCTTACCTGCATGTGCAAGTgagacttctttttttacataaaacccCATGAAGTAAGCACATTTTCCAACATGGGGACTATTATATTAGTTGAAAGCAGTACAACTTATTTCAACATTCTGCTGCCAAGGTAAGTATTCACATACTCTCTTCATTTTAATCTAATACAAGTGCATTTAATCTAATCCGATAAGCACTGCTTAAACCCATCCGCAATCCCTATCCCTCTCCACACCAACTGgattaataataattcattttcaaataactAGAtgactttatataaatatttcacaacACTGTTGGTtagagatgaaaataaaaaaggtctCTCCTACAATGAATGTAATGGTTGATTCTGGTACACAGCATCGATCCATCAGTCATCCATCAATCATCCATTGTGGGGGGGCGATTGCTTTCACAGCTCCATCCATGAATGCATGTAACAGTAAAGTCAACACACTAAAGTCCATATCTATTTAACCAATACAAATAATCTGCAGTAAAAAGACATGGATTAGTGAGGATTAGCATGTGGCATGAAtgaggttttttattttgtcatttatttgtcataCTCGGGTCAAGGAGTTGGTTCAAGCTGCTTCTGGCTTCCGCTGATAAAGTCTTTTATCTCCACACATGTATCAAACAGCAATGCTGGGGTGAAGGAAAGGTAGCACTGACCCTTGTCTTTGTTTCCCTTAATTTAACGCATTACAACTTTGGTCATCTCGTGTCAGTTGCTTTGTAACGATGGACGGGACAGAAGTACAACCGTATACaactctgtttttttccacatgcttttttcatgtttctcaaGTGTTTTTagatgctgcatgtgaacgGCTCCTaaaccagacacaaacacagataaagACTAACCCAAGATGTGCTCTGGACACTGTCACGTTGTCAGAGAAAACATTTGCTCCAGCTTTGGTAGATATGCAGTGAATGCAGCAAAAGCTGATGGTCTTtgtctttgattttcttttcactgACCTTACCTCGCATGCATGgtgttattataataacaatattacagCTACTTTCTTAGCTGTAGTACTTATTGTTATCATTTTGACAATTTAACAAAGCAGAATTGGTGCTAACGTGTAATTACACAGAAATCCAAGGATGTAGAAACATTATACCCTCAGTTTTTACATGCATATACTAATAAGTGATAATCAATGACGTGCAGAAGGATTTCCTAGACTGCAAGGGAAAGTTGTATCTTGAAATGATGGGTTAAAACAGACAACTTAGATCTGCGTGAAATACTAGAGTTGTCATCGTATGTATTGTCCTGAAAAAGCAATCATTTTGCAACACAATCATGGAAAAAGCTCACAAATGTGCATTGTGTGGGGAAACTGACAAACGTggtcaagtttaaaaaaaatgtactcaacCAAAGATTTCGGAAAAGCTTCATGTTGTTTAGAAAGATGTCAGAACATGCTGTAAATTGTAAGTTTCAGTCTACAAGGACACTGGACACCAGCATAGTTAAGGACATCATTAATCTTATCGGCATAGGTGGAGTTGAGCATTGTTTCAGTTAGTGCATGAGTTGTAATACTGTTAgttgtgtccacacacacacaaatagaaacacatgcacaggcCAGAGTATCTTGGAAATTCCTTTACTTGTTGGGCATTGAACCAAGCCTCTTTGGCACTGCATGTCCAACCcgtccatgtgtctctggtaACTCATATATTGTTACCTCGTGGTCTTAACCATCCTGCGTGCAGCTCTGCACCtgctgaacacaacacacattataTCAAGGCAGAAACCTTACAATATTTTAGAGAGAGGAGAACGGAAGCAAAACACTTCACACAATGAAATCTCATCTGCCTccactggttggggtgaaaggaagaaTGGGGGCCAGGGGAGAGGTGAGGGACAAATggcggcagagagagagagaaaagaaaagacagatggTGAGAGAGATCTCCTCCCTGCACACAACTGTGCCAAAACAGCTGAAAACAAAGTGTGGTGATGTGTGTCCTTCAGTCGCTGGGCTTTGGGCGAGTGGTCCAGTAATTAACAGCTGTTTGCCTTGATCTCATTAGAgtggaaaacatgcaaattagTCCCAAACATAAGTATAAAATAGCAAATTCCTAAAATGACACATacaaattgtaaaaacatggcaaacAATGGCAATAAAAGAAAGAGTAAACAAGGATAAAAACAACTAGTTCAAAACAAGATGTGGTATCTGTCTACAGGCATCTATAGTACTGGAGTGAGAGTTGAGTGCAGCAGTAACATCGTCAGGCAACCGTCATGAAAAGTCGAACCCAATGGCAACAAGAAATGGGAAACATCACGTTAGAAACATCAGGGACCAGTTATCTCTTTCAGCGAGAGACCACCTGGGATGTATTAATTGAATGGCAACACATTGGAACGATTCAAAAAGCAACAGACGTTGGACACCTCAGGCAGTGACTGACTCTGTACCTATTTCCGGAATTCCAGGAAGACAAATAGATGACATAAGGTGTGAGCGTGCAGACATGCAGGCGACTCACACAGTCCTGAACAAGACATTCTGTGTCAGGGATACACAAAAATTAGAAATACTGTCAcagaaaatatcacaaattACTTACTAAAGGTAAATAACAGAATTTAAGGGGATTCTCACAAGGGAATTTTAGGGGCCCTTGCATCACTGGACCCTGTACAGTTGTCTTTTGCTGCTTTTACACTACATGGTCCGAGCATGACTCAACTCGCCTTGGCACAGTACGgcatatttgttttgcttttccattagcgatagtacctggtacttttttaagTATTTGCTCTGGCGAgattccaagtgagctgagctgatactttACGTGTAGttgtcagagtgccgtcactgcAAGACGTCCaccacaagaatcaaaccgaacaatgccgaactgtagaccAATTGAATagaaaaatcctgaaaacgtgcgttaatctacAATAAgaagcaaggaaatgtctacaatcttaatatttaaatttaaatcttaattacagaggagtctggtgcatttagcgacagcactgctgacagCCTGTGATCGCGAGCATCGAGCTGCATCACAAATCCCTGCCTTCAGTCACTGTGTCAGtcgagtctgtgctccggtactgaacgattctgtgaacaaatctttttaattaactgattgtaatgattcagtacactgaaaacaactgcttaacaagtcacatttgtgtgtggaaaagtgccatttgcCTACAATAGGGCAACACTCCCGACAACGCTCAGGTTCACAAAAAATAATTGTCCGAATGAGAACTGGGTTGTCACACAACTTATTGGTATATTGTCGAATCAAAACAATTTACACTTTGATGCATGCTGAATCAGCTGCACTTCAACATTAAATTGTGGTTAATTGTGTAAATTAAGCCTTATAATGGTGAAACTGATAGCATGCAAGATAGAAGTTGAACAATGGTGACACTGTGAATGTTTTACTTGAAGTTTTGTAATGTGCAATATAttatattctttaaaaaaatgcctAAACAAAGATGTTGTTACTTTTGTTTCAGATAAAGATGCATGTCTTCTTGCTGCTTGGCTGCTTTGTCCTCACCACGACAGAGTACTTTCTTTGCTCTGCCCACATGAGCCCAGATGAGATACTCTCCAACAACAAGGTTGTTGTATCTAACGTGTCCAACGCTCTGTCTCAAAGCCTACAGATACACTCACCTCCTGTCGTTATTGTTGGTaagtttcttttcatttttgccaaatgctgctgctgttatcaCATTTGCTACACATGATCATATATGCTTATGATACGATATTTCTACATTTGTGCAGAGGTCTCTTCATTctcttttgtttgctttcagaGTTGCCCAAAACAGCGAGGAAGagcagaaaaggaaagaaacaaaaaaaggtggGCACACAATAGGCGTTTGACAGCATGTAACAGTTAAATCAGAAGTTGAGGTTGGAGTAATTTACTATGTTaagaaaagattaaaaagtaaataaacatgtttgtttgtgaggtaAGCTTTCTCATGGTTTTGGCCATATTGACAATTGAGATAAAGTGCTTTCACGCAGTAGATTGAGGGCAACTTTGCCTGTTTCATACACTTATAAACTCCAAAGTATTCACTAGAGACACAACTGCTTCAGGGTTATTAAGTTTTTTATCggttataaaatgtacttttcttGTGTCAggtgaaaaatcaaacacacctgcaaaacaaaaaagataacTTAAACACTCTAGATAAAAATGTACTCAGTACTGAAGATGACAAAACAGAGGCAGGTGAGCTGTTCACTTGCTTtctttaaagaagaaaaatctaaGCAGCAAAAACCAACTGAACTTATAAATAAGCAAAGTAAACTAAACGCAAATTGGATATAGAATAAAGCCAAAATGTTCATGACTTCATGAGAAGTGGGAACAGGTGTACAAATAGATGGGGCAGATAGGAGAATGGGAAGGACTGCGGGAAATAAAATGGAGCTCAGCTGCACTCGGAAAGTTTACTTTGAAGAAAAGCAGGTTATGTTGCATTTAATGAAAGTCTTAGTTCGCTTGCTATGGTATGGTATTGATACTATTttcactctgtgtttgttttgaatgtccAGGCTGGGCGGCTTTTACATTTGCACCAGTCTGCTTTCGGTTAAACGaagttacatgtcatttagcaggcGCTTTTATCCAGAGCGACTTataagggaattgagtacaacctgccaggggtggagttgaacttacgaccatgaagtctttgcacacaAGGTCTTAATCACAggcggtcttaaccactgagccactccaccccaacACCTCAAGTGTTGAGCGTAAGTTAACATGTTGTCCAAGTTAAGACACTTTTGGTGGCTTCAGTCATGTGACAGCTCGTTTGTATCTAAAAGTTgtaatacctttttttttaccactatAATCACATGTAttgttctctcttctttttttttcagaaaaaataTGGTGCAaagcaccctcctcctcctcctcctcctcctcctactgcTCCTGCCAACTGCAGTCCCTTGTGGGGAAGCTGCAAATCTCCGAGCAATGTATGCTGTGACAGCTGTGCCTTCTGCCAGTGTCGCCTCTTCAgaactgtgtgtttctgtcgaATGGGCAACCCACACTGCTGAGCGGCCGTCTGCAGCCTGACCCGACAAAACTTCACGCTGGCTTCAAAATTGCTTCTTGGTTTGGTTCTCGATTTTTAATGCTGCCCTAAATCTACTGCATGAAAGCACTTTATCAAATAGGACTGCACCACAGTGAAGtgccttaaaggggacatattacgcaaaatcaactttttaaccattttaatacttatatttgggactctggaggccctaccagtcaccaaagtgtggaaaaagaatactccgtcatgttttcgtggttccccttagtgtaagtataggcgataaaacactcgatgttgaattccctgcgcttatgacgtcataatgcgcatgtcaccgcgaatgttaccgccccaccagtaagtttacttcgagagctccaccttagctccaccttgtccctgcgagagtgcaggcgagggaggaagagcggtattatgtcaacgcggagggacaagtgtgctgttggtggctgcacagtggagcacagtgttttacacaaacttccacagaggattttatatatgaagctaatgtgccggataaagtcagcaaacgtgtgttcgtgtgttcgcactagactgcggccagcggtcgccgtatttagtcaggggacgtatttcaccgacgtacaaacacacacacgttgttaagaaaaggtcacatagatctcataactgaccattctgacacgtcctaattaaaaatatttgttcagtacgtcctccatgaccggagcacagactcagtctgatacaatcacatatacagcggccgctcgccactggcgatcagcggtgctgcactctctgtgcagaggtgctgcactctctgtgaaaatcagctgatcgccaccgctgatcgccagcggcgagccgcctaaacggccgctgtatgcgactgatcgccagctccggtgcagaccggtgactatgctccggagacctcgccaccgcggcaccgctgatcgccaccgcggcaccgctgatcgccaccgcggcaccgctgcgatcagcggtggcgatcagcggtgccgcggtgacgaggtctctggagcatagtcaccggtctgatacagtaacatacagcgccagcttatgcagctcgccgcgcgccgctggcgatcagtggtgctgttcctaagtgtttttaactgattaacagttcg
Coding sequences within:
- the LOC131461339 gene encoding agouti-signaling protein-like, with translation MRYESKVGDQRGIDIKTCCKKEKSGQESGQLRPTTKRKEETKDPQIKMHVFLLLGCFVLTTTEYFLCSAHMSPDEILSNNKVVVSNVSNALSQSLQIHSPPVVIVELPKTARKSRKGKKQKKKKYGAKHPPPPPPPPPTAPANCSPLWGSCKSPSNVCCDSCAFCQCRLFRTVCFCRMGNPHC